From a single Raphanus sativus cultivar WK10039 chromosome 3, ASM80110v3, whole genome shotgun sequence genomic region:
- the LOC108834507 gene encoding probably inactive receptor-like protein kinase At2g46850: MHPLFLPSSSSALFSLLLLLLTLQTLTSISLSQPEAPPSLEKCGNFSISFPFHLSSSSSSSVAFRLSCANSSTLFLHINNQTYRVIEFFTDGLLVDFPSSPCRQFNDLRSFPFSTNQFFSISFENVISLYDCEDSSLCKAGCETNDLFGCDGRDEDETSGGDIGCCYPLSDHSAWRPGDDFSVFGKYGCRGFSSWVVPRGANRGKRGVKLEWAIPRNSSEAVCNPEARTVNATAIQGSVRCVCRDGFAGDGFVHGTGCLRSCYRDGNEVYGNKCDVKKHNGKKLTVLAGVLAPLFILGSLLALFCLLKRPVTTTHEAQHFDHSPTTTTTSVSFRKGYNKTRLFTYRELEEATKGFQDSHKLTQGKTGTIYSANLKNGTRVIVHKVLCENKIEFLEISSQIDHLSAVLHRNLARIIGFCMDIGYNPLVVYEYPVNGSLEDRLRLGLDWCKRVNIVAEVSGLLALLQYENYPPILHNNIGSGYIFLDEDFQAKVTGFGLQRKQRTDSSMYDVAVLLLEIVTGSKQREETVTQALQRIRSGKLEEIVDPSLYFHEQPVDYREQIGLVADIATRCVLFGGDGKFGMVDAARELLQIAEINGGSGFDKKGDGIEETFSNSSLLQMISMSPDSIYLPKT, translated from the exons ATGCATCCTCTGTTTctcccttcttcttcctctgctttgttttcacttcttctccttctcctcacTCTCCAAACCCTAacctccatctctctctcacagCCGGAAGCTCCCCCTTCACTAGAAAAGTGCGGAAACTTCTCAATTTCTTTCCCTTTCcatctctcctcctcctcctcttcctccgtGGCTTTTCGACTCTCTTGCGCAAACTCATCAACTCTATTTCTCCACATAAACAACCAAACCTACCGAGTCATAGAGTTCTTCACAGACGGTCTCCTCGTAGACTTCCCTTCCTCTCCTTGTCGCCAATTCAACGACCTACGCTCTTTCCCTTTCTCCACCAACcaattcttctccatctctttcGAAAACGTTATCAGTCTTTACGACTGTGAAGACTCTTCTCTCTGCAAAGCCGGCTGCGAAACCAACGATCTCTTCGGCTGCGACGGCAGAGACGAAGATGAAACCTCCGGTGGAGACATCGGTTGTTGCTATCCTTTGTCTGATCACAGCGCCTGGCGTCCCGGTGATGACTTCTCTGTTTTCGGCAAGTATGGCTGCAGGGGATTCTCTTCGTGGGTTGTTCCGAGAGGCGCCAACAGAGGAAAACGAGGAGTTAAGTTAGAGTGGGCGATTCCTAGAAACTCCTCGGAGGCTGTTTGCAATCCTGAGGCTCGAACTGTCAACGCTACAGCCATTCAAGGAAGTGTCCGTTGTGTTTGCCGAGATGGGTTTGCTGGCGATGGCTTTGTCCACGGAACCGGTTGCTTGAGAT CTTGCTACCGAGATGGAAATGAAGTATATGGAAATAAATGCGATGTCAAGAAACATAACGGGAAGAAACTAACCGTTTTAGCTG GAGTGTTAGCTCCTCTGTTCATACTCGGCTCACTCTTAGCACTCTTCTGTCTCCTAAAACGTCCAGTAACAACAACTCACGAAGCTCAACACTTCGATCACTCTCCGACAACTACTACAACTAGTGTTTCCTTTCGCAAAGGTTACAACAAGACCCGTCTCTTCACATACCGTGAGCTAGAAGAGGCCACAAAAGGGTTTCAAGATTCACATAAACTCACACAAGGCAAAACCGGAACTATCTACTCAGCTAACCTAAAAAACGGAACACGTGTGATCGTCCACAAGGTTCTATGCGAAAACAAGATTGAGTTCTTGGAGATTTCGTCTCAGATCGATCACCTATCCGCGGTTTTGCATCGAAACCTAGCAAGAATCATAGGTTTCTGTATGGATATTGGATACAATCCACTCGTTGTTTACGAGTATCCGGTTAACGGGTCGCTTGAGGATCGTTTGCGTCTAGGGCTTGACTGGTGCAAACGTGTAAACATTGTAGCTGAAGTATCTGGCTTACTTGCTCTCCTTCAATACGAGAACTATCCACCGATCTTGCACAACAACATTGGTTCTGGTTACATCTTCTTAGACGAAGACTTTCAAGCTAAGGTCACAGGTTTTGGATtacagaggaaacagaggacTGATAGTAGTATGTACGACGTTGCGGTATTGCTTCTGGAGATAGTGACTGGATcaaaacagagagaagagacGGTGACTCAAGCGTTGCAGAGGATTAGAAGCGGTAAGCTTGAAGAAATCGTGGATCCTTCTTTGTATTTTCATGAGCAGCCAGTGGATTATAGAGAACAGATTGGTTTAGTTGCTGATATTGCGACTCGGTGCGTTTTGTTTGGAGGTGATGGGAAGTTTGGGATGGTTGATGCGGCTAGAGAGCTGTTGCAGATCGCTGAAATTAACGGTGGAAGCGGTTTTGATAAGAAAGGAGATGGAATTGAGGAAACGTTCTCGAATTCGAGTTTGCTCCAGATGATTTCTATGTCTCCTGATTCTATATATCTCCCTAAGACATGA
- the LOC108837410 gene encoding B3 domain-containing transcription factor NGA1-like, with translation MMTNLSLAREGEEEEAEEKKLIQEVEREHMFEKVVTPSDVGKLNRLVIPKQHAEKYFPLDSSSNEKGLLLDFEDLTGKPWRFRYSYWNSSQSYVMTKGWSRFVKDKKLDAGDTVSFLRCVGDTGRDSRLFIDWRRRPKVPDYPTSTSYYGAGAMFPRFYSFPTATTSTSYNLYNHQQPRYHHSGYCYPRIPREFGYGYVVRSVDQRSVVADPLVIESVPVMMHGGARVNQAQAAVGTAGKRLRLFGVDMECGESGVTNSTEEESSSSCGSLSRGGASPSSSLFQLRLGNSSEDDHFFKKGKSSLPFNLDQ, from the coding sequence ATGATGACAAATTTGTCTCTTgcaagagaaggagaagaagaagaggctgAAGAAAAGAAGCTAATACAAGAAGTGGAGAGAGAGCACATGTTCGAGAAAGTGGTGACTCCAAGTGACGTCGGGAAACTAAACCGACTCGTGATCCCAAAGCAACACGCAGAGAAATACTTCCCTTTAGATTCATCCTCGAACGAGAAAGGTTTGCTTTTAGACTTCGAAGATCTGACAGGAAAACCGTGGAGGTTCCGTTACTCTTACTGGAACAGTAGCCAGAGCTATGTCATGACTAAAGGTTGGAGCCGTTTCGTTAAAGACAAGAAACTAGACGCTGGAGATACTGTCTCTTTCCTGAGATGTGTCGGAGACACAGGAAGAGACAGCCGCTTGTTTATCGATTGGAGGAGACGACCTAAAGTCCCTGACTATCCGACATCGACTTCTTACTATGGTGCCGGAGCTATGTTCCCTAGGTTTTACAGTTTTCCGACAGCAACTACTTCGACTAGTTACAATCTTTACAATCATCAGCAGCCACGTTATCATCACAGTGGTTACTGTTATCCTCGAATACCGAGAGAATTTGGATATGGGTATGTCGTTAGGTCAGTAGATCAGAGGTCGGTGGTGGCTGATCCGTTAGTGATCGAATCTGTGCCGGTGATGATGCACGGAGGAGCTCGAGTCAATCAGGCTCAGGCGGCTGTTGGAACGGCCGGGAAGAGGCTGAGGCTTTTTGGAGTCGACATGGAATGTGGCGAGAGTGGAGTAACAAACAGTACGGAGGAAGAATCATCATCTTCCTGTGGGAGTTTGTCACGTGGCGGTGCTTCTCCGTCTTcctctttgtttcagctgaggCTTGGAAACAGCAGTGAAGATGATCACTTCTTTAAGAAAGGAAAGTCTTCATTGCCTTTTAATTTGGATCAATAA
- the LOC130509966 gene encoding uncharacterized protein LOC130509966 produces the protein MSDDSSVRRRARPRRSAPRGRASSVSSSRASGSSSHEQNSVHVAPAPAPAPAPAPAAAPHDPGVMPVEILVQQPGREHLPVLEQYPRMGHSTWFNKSTSGISGSITQMMYSMLQTGYDKWTSIPSAERELWFRQFAQEFTWDSGQTVYTKQIYEWKQVWLDERKPRLLSGTVWTQLIQHWEKEETIEKSLQNSANRKSDRGGKGIYVHNLGACSMSSKEDQLIQENDGNPVDHLVVIKEAYTNKGTGEIQDPVIREVIEMVESQKEAFLASQQPLSDDDSTGASNNMSRLQINELVEKAVPKKKGRLVGLARRASSCPTSSSQVPYANPLILEQLQNKDQRIGALEEQNATILAELADQKKTNLEIMQKLDRLFPDQ, from the exons CCGACCTCGTCGTTCCGCACCCCGTGGCCGAGCTAGTTCGGTGAGCAGTTCCCGTGCATCGGGTTCGTCGTCTCACGAACAAAACTCGGTTCATGTCGCTCCGGCTCCCGCTCCGGCTCCCGCTCCAGCTCCTGCAGCCGCTCCACATGACCCGGGGGTCATGCCAGTTGAAATATTGGTTCAACAACCAGGTCGAGAGCATCTCCCGGTTCTCGAACAATACCCACGAATGGGACACTCGACTtg gttcaaCAAGTCGACCAGTGGGATTAGCGGGAGCATCACCCAGATGATGTATTCGATGCTCCAGACGGGATATGACAAGTGGACTTCGATCCCTTCCGCGGAACGCGAGTTGTGGTTTCGTCAGTTCGCG CAAGAATTTACTTGGGACTCCGGCCAGACCGTCTACACGAAGCAGATCTACGAGTGGAAGCAAGTATGGCTGGATGAGAGGAAGCCCCGGTTACTTAGCGGGACGGTGTGGACCCAATTGATCCAGCACTGGGAGAAGGAAGAGACTATAGAGAAGTCTCTACAGAACTCCGCCAACCGGAAGAGCGATCGTGGCGGGAAAGGTATTTACGTGCACAACCTCGGCGCTTGCAGTATGTCCTCTAAGGAGGATCAactg attcaagAAAACGATGGTAATCCCGTCGATCATCTCGTCGTCATTAAGGAGGCGTACACCAACAAAGGGACGGGTGAAATTCAGGATCCGGTGATCAGAGAAGTCATTGAGATGGTGGAATCTCAAAAAGAAGCTTTTCTAGCTTCTCAGCAGCCTCTTTCTGACGACGATTCTACGGGTGCTTCGAACAACATGTCCCGACTGCAAATCAACGAGCTGGTtgaaaag GCGGTCCCTAAAAAAAAGGGTCGTTTGGTAGGGTTGGCCCGTCGTGCTTCTTCGTGTCCGACTTCTTCATCTCAAGTCCCGTACGCCAATCCATTGATTCTAGAGCAGCTACAGAACAAGGATCAAAGGATTGGAGCATTGGAGGAGCAGAATGCTACAATCCTTGCTGAGTTGGCGGATCAGAAGAAGACCAACCTCGAGATAATGCAGAAGTTGGATCGTTTGTTCCCGGAtcagtag